One genomic region from Stackebrandtia nassauensis DSM 44728 encodes:
- a CDS encoding sugar phosphate isomerase/epimerase family protein, producing MRSFGFSTLGCPGLDVDTVLAMARRHGADLVQLRCAPDEPVNTGLSGAGRADVVAAFATAGVGFGALATYVKLSDPDMLRPLDEHIALAVDLGAPALRLFPGDVAVETGTERLHRAEELAAGTGVVLTVETHDEYLRGAQIAQLLAETEAVKAVWDVLHTWRAGETVANSLAALGPYLAELQIKDVPSAEDRRPLAPGTGVLPLREALEAVAAAGIEVPVIFEHEAKWRADADPFEESLAAAVRLAKASG from the coding sequence ATGCGTTCGTTTGGTTTCTCCACTCTCGGTTGCCCGGGCCTGGACGTCGACACCGTGCTGGCGATGGCGCGTCGACACGGCGCCGACCTGGTACAGCTGCGCTGCGCCCCCGACGAACCGGTCAACACCGGACTGTCGGGTGCGGGCCGCGCGGACGTGGTGGCCGCCTTCGCCACGGCCGGAGTGGGATTCGGGGCGCTGGCGACCTACGTCAAACTGTCCGATCCGGACATGCTGCGGCCCCTGGACGAGCACATCGCGCTGGCCGTCGACCTCGGCGCGCCCGCCCTGCGGCTGTTCCCCGGCGACGTGGCCGTCGAGACCGGCACCGAACGGCTGCACCGGGCCGAGGAACTGGCCGCGGGAACCGGCGTGGTGCTGACCGTGGAGACCCACGACGAGTACCTGCGCGGCGCCCAGATCGCCCAACTGCTGGCCGAGACCGAGGCCGTCAAGGCCGTGTGGGACGTCCTGCACACCTGGCGCGCCGGAGAGACCGTCGCCAATTCCCTTGCCGCCCTGGGGCCCTACCTCGCCGAACTCCAGATCAAGGACGTGCCCTCCGCCGAGGACCGCCGTCCGCTGGCGCCCGGCACCGGGGTGCTGCCGCTGCGCGAGGCGCTGGAGGCCGTGGCCGCCGCGGGCATCGAGGTGCCGGTGATCTTCGAACACGAGGCCAAGTGGCGCGCCGACGCCGACCCCTTCGAGGAGTCGCTGGCCGCGGCGGTGCGACTCGCCAAGGCTTCTGGCTGA
- a CDS encoding carbohydrate ABC transporter permease: MTTDVKAAERRLGLWLCAPAAAFMLLVAGWPILYSVILSFKRYDLRFPDDQAWVGFSNYATVLTNEFWWTSFGVTMIITVVSVAFELVLGMALAQVMYRTLVAKGLLRTVVLIPYGIVTVVAAFGWFYAWTPGTGWLAAMLPDGEAPLTEFWPAIGIIILAEVWKTTPFMALLLLAGLAIVPEELHRAAAMDGAGRWQRFVRITLPLMRPAIAVALLFRILDAFRIYDNIYVLTKGSQSTGSVSILTYRNLVSGLNLGIGSTMSVLIFITVAIIAFFFVTVLKTGTPGQGGR, translated from the coding sequence GTGACCACGGACGTCAAGGCCGCGGAGCGGCGGCTGGGCCTGTGGCTGTGCGCCCCGGCGGCGGCCTTCATGCTGCTGGTGGCGGGCTGGCCGATCCTGTACTCGGTCATCCTGTCGTTCAAGCGCTACGACCTGCGGTTCCCCGACGATCAGGCGTGGGTCGGGTTCTCCAACTACGCCACCGTCCTGACCAACGAGTTCTGGTGGACCTCGTTCGGGGTCACGATGATCATCACCGTGGTGTCGGTGGCCTTCGAACTGGTGCTGGGCATGGCCCTGGCCCAGGTCATGTACCGCACCCTGGTCGCCAAGGGGCTGCTGCGCACCGTCGTGTTGATCCCCTATGGAATCGTCACGGTCGTGGCGGCCTTCGGCTGGTTCTACGCCTGGACGCCCGGCACCGGCTGGCTGGCGGCGATGCTGCCCGACGGCGAGGCGCCGCTGACCGAGTTCTGGCCCGCGATCGGCATCATCATCCTGGCCGAGGTGTGGAAGACGACCCCGTTCATGGCGCTGCTGCTGCTGGCGGGACTGGCGATCGTCCCGGAGGAACTGCACCGGGCCGCGGCCATGGACGGCGCCGGACGCTGGCAGCGGTTCGTCAGGATCACGCTGCCGCTGATGCGCCCGGCCATCGCGGTGGCGCTGCTGTTTCGGATCCTGGACGCGTTTCGCATCTACGACAACATCTACGTCCTCACCAAGGGTTCGCAGAGCACCGGTTCGGTGTCGATCCTGACCTACCGCAACCTGGTCAGCGGGCTCAACCTCGGCATCGGCTCCACCATGTCGGTGCTGATCTTCATCACGGTCGCGATCATCGCGTTCTTCTTCGTCACAGTGCTCAAGACCGGTACGCCGGGCCAGGGGGGACGCTAG
- a CDS encoding VOC family protein codes for MLRFTDFIIDCPDPMKLGGFYAELLGLELADDSTDAWANIHCDGFTLAFQRVENYQRPKWPSQEHPQQFHIDFEVDEFEPEQRRAIKLGATLQKNNIGESGYGWQVYIDPAGHPFCLCRNRPE; via the coding sequence ATGCTGAGGTTCACCGATTTCATCATCGACTGCCCCGACCCCATGAAACTGGGCGGTTTCTACGCGGAGCTTCTGGGCCTGGAACTCGCCGACGACAGCACCGACGCGTGGGCGAACATCCACTGTGATGGGTTCACGCTCGCGTTCCAGAGGGTCGAGAACTACCAGCGTCCCAAGTGGCCCAGTCAGGAGCACCCGCAGCAGTTCCACATCGACTTCGAAGTGGACGAGTTCGAGCCCGAGCAGCGTCGGGCGATCAAGCTGGGCGCCACGTTGCAGAAGAACAACATCGGCGAGTCGGGTTACGGCTGGCAGGTCTACATCGACCCGGCCGGGCACCCGTTCTGCCTGTGCCGCAACCGTCCCGAGTGA
- a CDS encoding ABC transporter ATP-binding protein gives MAEIVLDKIAKRYRGGTDVIRELSLTIADEEFLILVGPSGCGKSTVLNMIAGLEDITSGELRIGGERMNERAPQDRNIAMVFQSYALYPHMSVRENIAFPLAIAKLPKNQIAEKVDKAAEMLELGGFLDRRPGELSGGQRQRVAMGRAIVRSPQAFLMDEPLSNLDAKLRAQMRTSISRLQKSLATTTVYVTHDQTEAMTLGDRIVVLRDGIAQQIGSPADLYERPSNLFVAGFIGSPTMNFLPGSISDGKVATAIGQLPLTDAARSDLSDNNAGRDVIVGLRPEAFEDDSYTGGEGRFHFDDTVDIVESLGSSKLVYFNLERPADSPELVEIAKLMGAKDRFGSAQVVCQIDARSTAREGQNLRVSFDPRDTLLFDPHNGRRIGHG, from the coding sequence GTGGCCGAGATCGTCCTCGACAAGATCGCCAAGCGCTATCGCGGGGGCACCGACGTGATCCGCGAACTGAGCCTCACCATCGCCGACGAGGAGTTCCTGATCCTGGTGGGGCCGTCGGGTTGCGGCAAGTCGACGGTGCTGAACATGATCGCGGGCCTGGAGGACATCACGAGCGGCGAGCTGCGCATCGGCGGCGAGCGCATGAACGAACGCGCACCCCAGGACCGCAACATCGCGATGGTGTTCCAGTCTTACGCCCTGTACCCCCACATGTCGGTGCGGGAGAACATCGCGTTCCCGCTGGCGATCGCGAAGCTGCCGAAGAACCAGATCGCCGAGAAGGTCGACAAGGCCGCCGAGATGCTGGAACTGGGCGGTTTCCTGGACCGTCGCCCCGGCGAGCTGTCCGGCGGGCAGCGGCAGCGCGTCGCGATGGGACGGGCCATCGTCCGCTCACCGCAGGCGTTCCTCATGGACGAACCGCTGTCCAACCTGGACGCGAAACTGCGCGCGCAGATGCGCACCTCCATCTCCCGGTTGCAGAAGTCGCTGGCCACCACGACCGTGTACGTCACCCACGACCAGACCGAGGCCATGACGCTCGGGGACCGGATCGTGGTGCTGCGCGACGGCATCGCCCAGCAGATCGGGTCCCCCGCCGACCTGTACGAACGTCCGTCGAACCTGTTCGTGGCCGGGTTCATCGGTTCCCCGACCATGAACTTCCTGCCCGGCAGCATCAGCGACGGCAAGGTCGCCACCGCGATCGGACAACTGCCGTTGACCGACGCGGCCCGCTCCGACCTCAGCGACAACAACGCCGGTCGCGACGTCATCGTCGGGCTGCGGCCCGAGGCGTTCGAGGACGACTCCTACACCGGCGGTGAGGGCCGGTTCCACTTCGACGACACGGTGGACATCGTGGAGTCGCTGGGTTCGTCCAAACTGGTGTACTTCAACCTGGAGCGGCCCGCCGACTCGCCGGAACTGGTCGAGATCGCGAAACTGATGGGCGCCAAGGACCGTTTCGGTTCGGCCCAGGTCGTGTGCCAGATCGACGCCCGCTCCACCGCCCGGGAGGGCCAGAACCTGCGGGTCAGTTTCGATCCGCGCGACACGTTGCTGTTCGATCCCCACAATGGACGGCGCATCGGGCACGGCTGA
- a CDS encoding carbohydrate ABC transporter permease — protein MFAKKAQWTVLDLVVIAFALIPVAWLTSLSLKDPSTIADGGFLPSKWTFDNYVNVFTDGGFLQPLVNSIGIALISTFVAILLGTFAAYAIARLEFPGRNIMLGAALLVAMFPQVSLVTPLFNIERNLGLFNTWPGLILPYVTFALPLTIYTMSTFFREIPWELEKAAKMDGASGFQAFRKVIVPLATPGVVTAAVLAFIQSWNDFLFAISLTSTERARTAPAAISFFTGASQFEDPTGSVSAAAVIVTIPIVIFVLIFQRRIVSGLTAGAVKG, from the coding sequence ATGTTCGCCAAGAAAGCGCAGTGGACGGTGCTGGACCTCGTCGTCATCGCGTTCGCGTTGATCCCGGTGGCCTGGCTGACCAGTCTGTCGCTGAAGGACCCCTCGACGATCGCCGACGGCGGTTTCCTCCCCAGTAAGTGGACCTTCGACAACTACGTCAACGTCTTCACCGACGGCGGGTTCCTGCAACCGCTGGTCAACTCGATCGGGATCGCGTTGATCTCGACGTTCGTCGCGATCCTTCTGGGCACCTTCGCCGCCTACGCCATCGCCCGGCTGGAGTTCCCGGGCCGCAACATCATGCTGGGCGCCGCGCTCTTGGTCGCGATGTTCCCGCAGGTGTCGCTGGTGACGCCGCTGTTCAACATCGAACGCAACCTGGGCCTGTTCAACACCTGGCCGGGGCTGATCCTGCCGTACGTGACCTTCGCGCTGCCGCTGACGATCTACACGATGTCGACGTTCTTCCGGGAGATCCCCTGGGAACTGGAGAAGGCCGCCAAAATGGACGGTGCCTCGGGTTTCCAGGCGTTCCGCAAGGTGATCGTGCCGCTGGCGACACCGGGCGTCGTCACCGCCGCGGTGCTGGCTTTCATCCAGAGCTGGAACGACTTCCTGTTCGCGATCTCGCTGACCTCCACCGAACGCGCCCGGACCGCCCCGGCCGCGATCTCGTTCTTCACCGGTGCCTCCCAGTTCGAGGACCCCACCGGTTCGGTCTCCGCGGCAGCGGTGATCGTCACGATTCCCATCGTGATCTTCGTTCTGATTTTCCAACGACGCATCGTCAGCGGCCTGACCGCCGGCGCGGTGAAAGGGTAG
- a CDS encoding glycine betaine ABC transporter substrate-binding protein: MSPHKITRIVALPAAVAVLALGLAACGSPGSSGTKDADKVSGKGCEPVAGDSLVALEDDKKLQASENILAAFNDKAADEQAIAAVNAVSAKLTTDDLIELNKSVDVDRKSAAKTAKAFAEKNKLTKGLDKGSGSLVVGHANYTESEIVANLYAIALEGAGYTTELKDVGNRETYLPALEDNDFQVIPEYAASLTETLNPDPDADSAKNPIADNDIDKTLDTLKPFAKDAGLALSEPAEAASQNAYVVTKAFAKEHGVKTLSDFADKCSGKASSLAGPPECPKRLYCEVGLKETYGIQFGTFNSLDLGTGTKQSVASGDSTVGTVTTTDSALADGVTVKG, translated from the coding sequence ATGTCCCCCCACAAGATCACCAGAATCGTCGCTCTTCCCGCCGCGGTGGCCGTGCTGGCGCTCGGCCTGGCGGCCTGTGGTTCCCCGGGTTCCTCGGGCACCAAGGACGCCGACAAGGTGTCCGGCAAGGGCTGTGAACCCGTCGCCGGTGACAGCCTGGTCGCCCTCGAAGACGACAAGAAACTGCAGGCCTCGGAGAACATCCTGGCCGCCTTCAACGACAAGGCCGCCGACGAGCAGGCCATCGCCGCCGTCAACGCGGTCTCGGCGAAGCTGACCACCGACGACCTCATCGAGCTGAACAAGTCCGTCGACGTCGACCGCAAGTCCGCGGCCAAGACCGCCAAGGCCTTCGCCGAGAAGAACAAGCTCACCAAGGGCCTCGACAAGGGCTCGGGCTCGCTGGTGGTCGGTCACGCCAACTACACCGAGTCCGAGATCGTCGCCAACCTGTACGCGATCGCGCTGGAGGGCGCCGGGTACACCACCGAGCTGAAGGACGTCGGCAACCGCGAGACCTACCTGCCCGCGCTGGAGGACAACGACTTCCAGGTCATCCCGGAGTACGCCGCCTCGCTGACCGAGACGCTCAACCCGGACCCCGACGCCGACTCGGCCAAGAACCCGATCGCCGACAACGACATCGACAAGACCCTGGACACGCTGAAGCCCTTCGCCAAGGACGCCGGACTGGCGCTGAGCGAACCCGCCGAGGCGGCCTCGCAGAACGCCTACGTCGTGACCAAGGCCTTCGCCAAGGAGCACGGCGTCAAGACGCTGTCGGACTTCGCCGACAAGTGCAGCGGCAAGGCCTCGTCGCTGGCCGGTCCGCCCGAGTGCCCCAAGCGCCTCTACTGCGAGGTGGGTCTCAAGGAGACCTACGGAATCCAGTTCGGAACCTTCAACTCACTGGACCTCGGCACCGGCACCAAGCAGTCGGTCGCCAGTGGAGACTCCACCGTCGGTACTGTGACCACAACGGACAGTGCACTCGCGGATGGTGTGACCGTCAAGGGCTAG
- a CDS encoding S8 family peptidase, with protein MKLNKTTGAALAIGVAAAAAALVVGVSPAHADAKIIGADSKNAVSGQYIVAYEDGVKMSDGKSMASDVGAKVRKTFDSINAVSVSASEEEAKELAGDSDVKYVQANLKHTVSGTQDNPPSWGQDRVDQEAAEGDSKYNYPDSAGEGVTSYTIDTGVAYDHPDFEGRTAEGFDAVDGDTDPADGHGHGTHVTGTIAGTEFGLAKKATIVGVRVLDDQGSGTTEQVAGGIDWVTENHAENSVANMSLGGPEDQVLDDATTKSIESGVTYAVAAGNESSDACGVSPARVPEAITAGATDNTDAQADFSNFGKCVDVYAPGVDIVSAAPGGGEATMSGTSMASPHVAGAAALYVGANPGAAPADVAKALTENALKDVVQNPGEGSPNLLLNTQFLQG; from the coding sequence ATGAAGCTCAACAAGACGACGGGAGCCGCTCTCGCCATCGGCGTAGCGGCTGCCGCGGCAGCCTTGGTGGTCGGTGTATCCCCGGCACACGCCGACGCCAAGATCATCGGAGCCGACAGCAAGAACGCGGTCTCCGGTCAGTACATCGTCGCCTATGAAGACGGCGTCAAGATGTCCGACGGCAAGAGCATGGCGTCCGACGTCGGAGCCAAGGTCCGCAAGACCTTCGACTCCATCAACGCCGTTTCGGTCTCGGCTTCGGAAGAAGAGGCCAAGGAGCTCGCGGGTGACTCGGACGTGAAGTACGTCCAGGCCAACCTGAAGCACACGGTCTCGGGCACCCAGGACAACCCCCCGTCCTGGGGACAGGACCGGGTCGACCAGGAAGCCGCCGAGGGCGACAGCAAGTACAACTACCCGGACTCGGCCGGTGAGGGCGTCACGTCCTACACCATCGACACCGGTGTGGCCTACGACCACCCGGACTTCGAGGGTCGCACCGCCGAGGGCTTCGACGCCGTCGACGGCGACACCGACCCGGCTGACGGCCACGGTCACGGCACCCACGTGACCGGCACCATCGCGGGCACCGAGTTCGGTCTGGCCAAGAAGGCCACCATCGTCGGCGTCCGCGTCCTCGACGACCAGGGCTCGGGCACCACCGAGCAGGTCGCCGGCGGCATCGACTGGGTGACCGAGAACCACGCCGAGAACTCCGTGGCCAACATGAGCCTCGGTGGTCCGGAGGACCAGGTCCTCGACGACGCCACCACCAAGTCCATTGAGTCTGGTGTCACCTACGCGGTGGCGGCGGGCAACGAATCCTCCGATGCCTGCGGCGTGTCCCCGGCTCGCGTGCCGGAGGCCATCACCGCTGGAGCCACGGACAACACCGACGCTCAGGCCGACTTCTCCAACTTCGGCAAGTGCGTTGACGTCTACGCCCCCGGCGTGGACATCGTGTCCGCTGCTCCCGGCGGTGGTGAGGCGACCATGTCCGGCACCTCGATGGCGTCCCCGCACGTCGCGGGCGCCGCGGCGCTGTACGTGGGTGCCAACCCGGGTGCGGCTCCCGCCGATGTCGCCAAGGCGCTGACCGAGAACGCGCTGAAGGACGTCGTGCAGAACCCGGGCGAGGGTTCGCCGAACCTGCTGCTGAACACGCAGTTCCTGCAAGGATAA
- a CDS encoding SigE family RNA polymerase sigma factor: MASQAEIEYRDFVTSNLDRLCRFAYLICHDWQRAEDAVQKSLTKLYLHWNRIRSSSPHAYVRRIIVNTLYEERRRFWFKREHSRDELPDVVQPDHAESSASKLAMLESLARLPKRQRLVVVLRFWEDLSVEQTAEIMNCSTGTVKSQTARGLQTLRGLLGKPIPTQVEGAQP; this comes from the coding sequence ATGGCTTCCCAAGCCGAGATCGAGTACCGGGACTTCGTGACGTCCAACCTCGACCGACTCTGCCGCTTCGCGTACCTCATCTGCCATGACTGGCAGCGCGCCGAGGACGCGGTGCAGAAGTCGCTGACGAAGTTGTACCTGCACTGGAACCGGATCCGCTCCTCCTCCCCGCACGCCTATGTTCGCCGCATCATCGTGAACACGCTGTACGAGGAGCGGCGCCGGTTCTGGTTCAAACGCGAACACTCCAGGGACGAGCTGCCCGACGTGGTCCAACCCGACCACGCCGAGTCCTCGGCCTCGAAACTGGCCATGTTGGAGTCATTGGCGCGACTGCCCAAGCGGCAGCGTCTGGTTGTCGTCCTCCGGTTCTGGGAGGACCTGTCGGTGGAGCAGACCGCGGAGATCATGAACTGCTCCACCGGAACCGTCAAGAGTCAGACCGCGCGTGGACTGCAGACGCTGCGCGGCCTGCTCGGTAAACCCATTCCGACGCAGGTCGAAGGAGCACAACCGTGA
- a CDS encoding ABC transporter permease — protein sequence MNIFSEALTWLNDPLNWTNPDGVFALLGQHLALSGAALLLALVVAWPLGVWLGATGRGGTITVVVSNVTRAVPTMALLSLLPLTALGFGPQSVVPALALFGVPPLLATAYTGMREVDPDARDAAHGMGFSRSGMLFKVELPLAVPQLASGFRTAAVQIVATTTLAALFNGGGLGEIISRGFGLGLAKGGGEILAGGILVAGLALIVEGVLAVGEKYVTPIALRDLSRTKARVSMSV from the coding sequence TTGAACATCTTCTCCGAGGCGCTGACCTGGCTCAACGACCCGCTCAACTGGACCAACCCCGACGGGGTGTTCGCGCTGTTGGGCCAGCACCTGGCGCTGTCGGGCGCGGCGCTGTTGCTCGCGCTCGTCGTGGCCTGGCCGCTGGGGGTGTGGCTGGGGGCCACCGGACGCGGCGGCACCATCACCGTCGTCGTGTCCAATGTGACGCGCGCGGTGCCCACTATGGCGCTGTTGAGTCTGCTTCCCTTGACGGCCCTGGGTTTCGGTCCACAGTCGGTGGTCCCGGCGCTGGCGTTGTTCGGGGTGCCGCCGCTGCTGGCCACCGCCTACACCGGCATGCGCGAGGTCGACCCCGACGCCCGCGACGCCGCCCACGGCATGGGCTTCTCACGATCCGGGATGCTGTTCAAGGTCGAGCTGCCGCTGGCGGTGCCGCAGCTGGCCAGTGGTTTTCGCACCGCGGCGGTGCAGATCGTGGCCACCACGACGCTGGCGGCACTGTTCAACGGCGGCGGGCTCGGAGAGATCATCAGCCGGGGTTTCGGCTTGGGGCTGGCCAAGGGCGGCGGCGAGATCCTCGCCGGTGGCATCCTGGTGGCGGGCCTGGCGCTGATCGTCGAGGGCGTGCTGGCGGTGGGCGAGAAATACGTCACGCCGATCGCGCTTCGCGACCTCTCGCGCACCAAGGCGAGGGTGTCAATGTCCGTCTGA
- a CDS encoding LacI family DNA-binding transcriptional regulator, with the protein MDHTRPTTLADVAKRAGVSVATASRVLNGSPHKVSAGLAAKVRAIADELRYAPNAQAQGLARSTSRVVALLLHDITDPYFGQIAQGVLAEAAERDVCVVIAETGIDPDNERDQLASLGSLRPRAAIMVGSRTTETDAEQRLSRALEDLRAIGTAVVNVGQPSLPGSCVHPLNREGAKELATHLAGLGHRRFALVTGPASLRVVAERREGFVDGLPVEAGVEIIDAPFSRDGGHDAGMRFAAMSNRASAVFVTSDVMASGFYAALRESGLSIPEDVSVAGFDDVPVAADLYPALTTVRLPLSGMGAQALRLALDGEEEQTVTIEPELIPRASTARA; encoded by the coding sequence GTGGATCACACCCGCCCCACCACTCTTGCCGACGTCGCCAAACGTGCCGGAGTCTCCGTGGCGACGGCCTCACGCGTGCTCAACGGCTCGCCGCACAAGGTCTCCGCCGGTCTGGCCGCCAAGGTGCGCGCCATCGCCGACGAACTGCGCTACGCCCCCAACGCGCAGGCACAGGGCTTGGCGCGCAGCACTTCCCGCGTGGTCGCGTTGCTGCTGCACGACATCACCGACCCGTATTTCGGGCAGATCGCGCAGGGCGTCCTTGCCGAGGCCGCCGAACGCGACGTGTGCGTCGTCATCGCCGAGACCGGCATCGACCCCGACAACGAACGCGACCAGCTGGCCTCGCTGGGAAGCCTGCGGCCCCGAGCGGCCATCATGGTCGGCTCCCGCACCACCGAGACCGACGCCGAGCAGCGGCTGTCGCGGGCCCTGGAGGACTTGCGCGCCATCGGAACCGCCGTGGTCAACGTCGGACAGCCGTCGCTGCCGGGCTCGTGCGTGCACCCGCTCAACCGCGAGGGCGCGAAGGAACTGGCCACCCACCTGGCCGGGCTGGGACACCGGCGGTTCGCGCTGGTCACCGGACCGGCCAGTCTGCGGGTGGTCGCCGAACGCCGCGAGGGTTTCGTCGACGGCCTGCCGGTCGAGGCCGGGGTGGAGATCATCGACGCCCCGTTCAGCCGCGACGGCGGCCACGACGCCGGGATGCGGTTCGCGGCCATGTCGAACCGGGCCAGCGCCGTCTTCGTCACCAGTGACGTGATGGCCTCGGGCTTCTACGCGGCGCTGCGGGAGTCCGGGCTGTCCATCCCCGAGGACGTCTCGGTGGCGGGCTTCGACGACGTCCCGGTGGCCGCCGACCTGTACCCGGCGCTGACCACGGTGCGGCTGCCGCTGTCGGGCATGGGCGCGCAGGCGCTGCGGCTGGCGCTGGACGGCGAGGAGGAGCAGACCGTCACGATCGAACCCGAGCTGATCCCCCGGGCCAGCACCGCCCGGGCGTGA
- a CDS encoding ABC transporter substrate-binding protein → MLNPTRRLWCAALACVTAAGLLGGCGSEASARVVNLYNAPQQNLSKIVERCNRLADGDYKIVLNTLPRDADGQREQMVRRLAAEDTGMDVLGIDITWTAEMASAKWILPWKGEHAAQAKAGVAKAPLKTAMFEDRMYAAPSNTNVQLLWYRSDLMPEPAQTWEQLIGVAKKLKQEDKAHYLEVTGAQYEGLVVWFNSMVAAAGGSILNADGDKVELGEPAVKALKTMRTFARSDAADPSLSNTQEDTARLAVESGSGFAELNWPFVYAAMQASGKDFAKDFRWAPYPGIDGPGNAPLGGSNFAISKYSTNRSEAFDAALCLRDKESQRMSAVLDGLPPTIESVYDAKGMAKAYPMRGEILKALETAVPRPVTPVYQNVSTVTSKYLSPPSSIQPVETERKLREQLVKALNSEGVLP, encoded by the coding sequence GTGTTGAATCCGACGCGTCGATTGTGGTGTGCCGCGCTGGCCTGCGTCACCGCGGCCGGGCTGCTGGGGGGCTGCGGCAGCGAGGCCAGCGCGCGGGTCGTCAACCTCTACAATGCCCCGCAACAGAACCTGTCCAAGATCGTCGAACGCTGCAACCGGCTCGCCGACGGTGACTACAAGATCGTCCTCAACACCCTGCCGCGCGACGCCGACGGGCAGCGCGAGCAGATGGTGCGGCGGCTGGCCGCCGAGGACACCGGCATGGACGTGCTGGGCATCGACATCACCTGGACCGCCGAGATGGCCAGCGCCAAGTGGATCCTGCCGTGGAAGGGCGAGCACGCGGCCCAGGCCAAGGCCGGGGTCGCCAAGGCGCCGTTGAAGACCGCCATGTTCGAGGACCGGATGTACGCCGCGCCGTCCAACACGAACGTGCAGCTGCTGTGGTACCGCTCCGACCTGATGCCCGAACCGGCGCAGACCTGGGAGCAGCTGATCGGCGTCGCCAAGAAGCTGAAGCAGGAGGACAAGGCGCACTACCTGGAGGTCACCGGCGCCCAGTACGAGGGCCTGGTGGTGTGGTTCAACTCGATGGTGGCCGCCGCGGGCGGCAGCATCCTCAACGCCGACGGCGACAAGGTGGAACTGGGCGAACCGGCCGTGAAGGCGCTCAAGACGATGCGGACCTTCGCCCGGTCGGACGCCGCCGACCCGTCGCTGTCCAACACCCAGGAGGACACCGCCCGGCTGGCGGTGGAGAGCGGCTCGGGATTCGCGGAACTGAACTGGCCGTTCGTGTACGCGGCCATGCAGGCCAGCGGCAAGGACTTCGCGAAGGACTTCAGGTGGGCGCCGTATCCGGGCATCGACGGGCCCGGCAACGCGCCGCTGGGCGGCTCCAACTTCGCCATCAGCAAGTACTCCACCAACCGCTCCGAGGCCTTCGACGCGGCGCTGTGCCTGCGCGACAAGGAATCCCAGCGCATGTCGGCGGTACTGGACGGACTGCCGCCCACGATCGAGTCGGTGTACGACGCCAAGGGCATGGCCAAGGCTTACCCGATGCGGGGCGAGATCCTCAAGGCGCTGGAAACCGCGGTGCCGCGTCCGGTCACCCCGGTGTACCAGAACGTGTCCACGGTGACGTCGAAGTACCTGTCGCCGCCGTCCTCGATCCAACCGGTGGAGACCGAACGCAAACTGCGCGAACAGCTCGTCAAGGCCCTCAACTCCGAAGGAGTGCTGCCGTGA